Sequence from the Agarivorans sp. Alg241-V36 genome:
TTATCAAAAGTACTTTTACTAGGCGAAATTCTGCAACTTTAGTCGTACGAGTCATGTTAATAACTTGTTAATGGTGGCAACTGTGTCTAGGATGAAAATTCAATAAAATCATTGTGATTTATTAACCACTACCTGTTTGGCTCAAGCGCTTGCTGGGCTGTTTACTAAGGAGAGTAACATCATGCGTCATTGGCTAAGCAAGGTCGCGCTAATCACTAGTGCTTTATCTTTTTCAGTACAGGCCGACACCGGAACAAATTACCTATTGGCAACAGCCAGTACTGGCGGCACTTACTATCCTGTTGGTGTTGCGCTGGCAACTTTAACCAAGGTGAAAATTCAGCCAAAACACAAGGTCAGTGTTTCTGCTATTAACTCTGCCGGCTCCGGCGAAAATATTAAATTGCTTCGAGATAAAGAGGCGCAGTTTGCCATTCTGCAGGGGTTATACGGCTCTTATGCGGTTAATGGCAGCGGACCATTAGAGAAAGAAGGTAAGCAAGCTCACCTGCGTTCAATCACGATGTTATGGCAAAACGTTGAACAGTTTGTTGTTAAGAACGAGCATGCTAAGAGTGGCGATTTAAGCGATTTGATGGCCTTAGCCGGTAAAAAAGTGGCATTAGGTAAAAAGAACTCTGGAACCATTGGTTCTAATCGCTTTTTGTTAGGTAATTTAGGTGTAGATATCGACAAACAGATGGAGCTGTTTTCCGCTGGCTATGGTCCTTCTGCCGAGGCCTTACAAAACGGTCAAGTAGAAGCTATTAATACACCGGCCGGTGCACCAACTGGTGCGGTGACCAAACTATTTGCAGCAGCCGGTGGCGACGTTAGCCCTTTGGATGTGACCGATGAGCAAATAGAAAAAGCTAACGGTGGCTTAGGCTTATGGACTCGTTATGTGATTCCTGCTGGTACTTACCCTAATTTGAACAAAGACTGGAACACCATGGCGCAGCCAAACTTTTTGGCAGTACATGCTGATGTAGACGAGGAGTTTGTTTACTTACTCACTAAAACTATCTACGAAAACTTAGGCTTTTTGCAGGCGATTCATAAGGCGACAAATGCCATGGCTTTAGACAAGGCATTGGCTGGTTTGCCTGCTCCTTTACACCCTGGTGCTGCGCGTTACTACCGTGAAGCCGGCTTAAACATTCCTGATAACTTGGTTGCACAATAGTTGTTTTGCCTAGGCCTCAGGGCCTAGGTCTCCTTTACCTCCCTCAGGATTCATCACTATGCAATGGAATGCCGTACCTGACAGTATTCGTCAAGAAGTTGAAGATACCCGCGCTGTACCCCTTATTTACGTTTTAGGCATTATTATTAGTTTGGCTCATGTCTACTTCAATATTTTTGCAGATATTGCTGTGCTTCAGCAAAATATCCTCCATTTCGCCGGATTTATTTTGCTTTGCGGTTTGCTAAAACCTTTAAGTTCGCAGCGACAACTGGCCATTTTGGACAAACTTTGGGTACTCGCCATTGCCTGCTCAGCGATATATTTATTGTTTGCCGAAGATCTTATTTATGAACGTGGTGTGCGTTTGGTGGCATTAGATTGGTTGTGCGGCACTGTGGTGATTTTGGGTGCGATAGATATGACGCGCCGAGCCACTGGCTGGGTGATTCCGATATTAATTGTAACCGCGATATCCTACCTTGCTTGGTGGGGAAACTATGTGCCAGGAGTGTTTCAGTTTAAAGGCCTTAGCCTGGAGACTCTGCTATTTAGAAGCATTTATGGCGATGATGCTATTTTTGGTAATATCGCGCGCATTTCCGCAAGTTTTGTTTTCATGTTTATCTTATTCGGCGCATTTTTGTTGCGATCGGGTGCTGGTGATTTTGTCATTCACCTCTCTAAGAGCATTGCTAGCCGCTTGGTTGGTGGTCCTGGTATTGTGGCAATTATTGCCTCTGGCCTTACTGGTACTATTTCTGGAAGTGCTGTAGCCAATACTGCGTCTACTGGAGTTGTGACCATTCCATTAATGAAAAATGCTGGTTTTAGCCCGCGCTTTGCGGCGGCTGTTGAAGCATCGGCGTCTACTGGCGGGCAAATTGTTCCCCCTATCATGGGAGCTGGCGCTTTTGTGATGGCCAGTTATACGCAAATTCCTTACAGCACCATTGTCATGGTGAGTATTCTTCCGGCTATTTTGTATTTTGCATCGCTGGTTTTTTATGTACGAACTGAATCATATAAAGCGGGCTTAACGCGCACCATGGAGCAAACTGCACCCTTATTACCCATGGTGATGCGCGAAGGGCTGTCGTTTATTGTGCCGGTCACCTTGTTGATTGTATTGCTGGTAATGGGCTATACGCCCACTTATGCGGCGGTGATTGCGATTATTGCGGTGGTAGTGAGCTCGTGGTTTACCCCAAACAAGATGGGCTTCTCGGCCATTGCAGATGCTTTCGCGCTGGGTTCGCGCAACATGGTAGTCACCGCGGTGCTGTTGTGTTCGGTGGGCTTAATCGTCAATGTTATTGCAACTGCCGGTATTGGAAATACTTTTTCCTTGATGATTACAGAGTGGTCGGGCGGTAGCTTGTTAGTGGCACTATTGCTGGTGGCCGTGGCGTCTTTAGTGTTAGGCATGGGCTTACCCGTAACCGCTTCTTATATTGTGTTGGCGACCTTGTCTGCTCCTGCTTTGTTACAGTTAATGGCAAACGTAGAGTTGGTTAGC
This genomic interval carries:
- a CDS encoding TAXI family TRAP transporter solute-binding subunit; the protein is MRHWLSKVALITSALSFSVQADTGTNYLLATASTGGTYYPVGVALATLTKVKIQPKHKVSVSAINSAGSGENIKLLRDKEAQFAILQGLYGSYAVNGSGPLEKEGKQAHLRSITMLWQNVEQFVVKNEHAKSGDLSDLMALAGKKVALGKKNSGTIGSNRFLLGNLGVDIDKQMELFSAGYGPSAEALQNGQVEAINTPAGAPTGAVTKLFAAAGGDVSPLDVTDEQIEKANGGLGLWTRYVIPAGTYPNLNKDWNTMAQPNFLAVHADVDEEFVYLLTKTIYENLGFLQAIHKATNAMALDKALAGLPAPLHPGAARYYREAGLNIPDNLVAQ
- a CDS encoding TRAP transporter fused permease subunit; this translates as MQWNAVPDSIRQEVEDTRAVPLIYVLGIIISLAHVYFNIFADIAVLQQNILHFAGFILLCGLLKPLSSQRQLAILDKLWVLAIACSAIYLLFAEDLIYERGVRLVALDWLCGTVVILGAIDMTRRATGWVIPILIVTAISYLAWWGNYVPGVFQFKGLSLETLLFRSIYGDDAIFGNIARISASFVFMFILFGAFLLRSGAGDFVIHLSKSIASRLVGGPGIVAIIASGLTGTISGSAVANTASTGVVTIPLMKNAGFSPRFAAAVEASASTGGQIVPPIMGAGAFVMASYTQIPYSTIVMVSILPAILYFASLVFYVRTESYKAGLTRTMEQTAPLLPMVMREGLSFIVPVTLLIVLLVMGYTPTYAAVIAIIAVVVSSWFTPNKMGFSAIADAFALGSRNMVVTAVLLCSVGLIVNVIATAGIGNTFSLMITEWSGGSLLVALLLVAVASLVLGMGLPVTASYIVLATLSAPALLQLMANVELVSALSSGALSADVQAILMLVGVSPEQGAMSVAQAQALINDMPDEMMAILRPMLLDEHQLSMLLLAAHLVIFWLSQDSNVTPPVCLCTFTAAAIAKSPPMATGFTSWKIAKGLYIIPILFAYTPLAQGDWLAAFQVFIFALPGLYAFTLVMQGWQKRQLKHWERALLVVIAVALLSPVAMHWQVIALVSLLGVMFYIQRSSKQVVELTS